The stretch of DNA tgaaaattctaataatttatccatacaatttcatataatcttaacggtctaaaaatcctaatagtctatccatataatttcatataatatatCTTAACAGCCTGaagatcctaataatctatttatacaatttcatataattttaaaattctaataatctatccatacaattctaataatcaaataaaaattataataatccacatataatcctaaaaagaaatagaagaaagcggtgaacgattcactgcATTTAAAAGAAATTGGAGAATGATTCACCGCCGTTAAAAGACATGGGAGTacgcggtgaaccattcaccgcttttcgAAAATAACCTCACGTGGTTCTTATGTGGCGAAAAGAGGGTTAGTTTGTCAGATATAAATTTGGCCGAATTATttcacaaattataaaatttttagtaggttattttataaaaaattcccTGTCGGTGCTGCGGTCATTACAAACGTGTGAAGTAGCTAAGCTAAGCCGTGATGTCATCTTGtttttcaataaataaattgcCAATTTGGTACAAAATGTTTAAGAAGTCATTACGTACAACTAGTGCACCGTACACTACATATATTCTCTTATTAAACTATTATTAAAGGTTATTAGGTAGCAATTGTGGTGCACGGGGTAATTTGCGGTAAGTGAGTCGCCACCATAAATACCTGTCACTCCGGCTCCGAGGAagcatcgctctctctctctctctctcttagttaGAAAATGGCAGGGGCTGAGTGCTGTCAGAACCCGCCGGAGCTGAACGCGGCGTCCGGGCAGGGCAGCGTCGTGGAAGACCTGGGCGGCCTGAAGGCCTACACCGCCGGCTCGCCAGACTGCCCACGCGCTATCCTCCTCATCTCTGATGTCTTCGGTAATCCATCACCACCTCAGCCATCCACAATTTTTAAACAATGCTTCACAAAATTCATAGCtagctgtttttttttaaaaaataaaataagaccCATTACATGTGAGACCCTAATTAGCcctatatataaagatataatagggctaaatctCTTAATCCGATTATAGTATTTTAGATGATGGTTAGGTCCATGagtttaaaaaagttaagcGTACGTCCTAGGTTTGGAGTAGTCTTATAATGGGTAATCCTCTAGGGAGTGGGgcgttacaattggtatcagaatcAATTGTGGGAAGTGGGCGTCACAATTGgtattagaataaaataaaataaagaaaacaataaaatgTAGGTGCTTGGACTGATGGCCCGGCCTGGCTCGTGCTCGCGCCGTGCATGCGTGCGTTTAGTCGAGagtataactctcattttctcccaagCAACTAACTTGAGGAAGAAGGAGTTTATAAATGGCAACAACGTGCCTTTAGTTTTCAATATGGGACTAATCCTCACATGTAAAAACCTTAGTGTGGGCTTCCAGGCAAGGCCCATGGAATATAAGGCTGTCCAGGAAGCCcatgaagttttaaatcaccaaaaaacCCAATTAAAATCTAACAAAGAACCCCTCAAAATGCTGGAATTCAGCTCCTAAACCCAAAAATGCAGAATTCTAACCCAAAATTACCTCAATTTCCAGCTGGAAGAAGTGTAAGCTGAGCTTTACTCTTCCCTTCTCCTCCAATGAACCTTTAATTTCCCAAGTAGAATCTCAATTGCACTTAATTGGAGCTCCCTACTAGAAATGCTGATGCTACTGCTGCTTCTGAGTGTCCTGCTGCCAATGCCTTGCTGAGGCTGCTACTAGGCTGActgcactgctgctgctgctggggAGGCAGCCAGCTGCTGCAGCTGAGGCTGATGTTGCTGCAGCCTGCAGCAATGGCTGCTGGCTATGGCTGTGCAACCCTGCTGCTGCCCCTTGCTCCTGCACAGCAAGTGATGCTGCTGGTGCTATTGGTTGTTGCTGCCACTAACCTGTTGGTGCTGGTGCTGCCACTGCTTGTTGGCAACCAGCAAGAAGAATCCAGCAGGGATggggagagaagagaaggaaagaaatggagaagagaaaggagaggaaggagaagaagagaaggagaggaatgAAGATGGAATTATTCAGCTGGTTTACAAGTGGACAAAAACCCAATTAAGGGTGGTCGGAATAGTTAAGTTGTGTCCTTGGCACTAAACACTTGTTCTGGCTGAATTATTTTCATGTTTTCGGATTCGTTTGTGGTGTCAATTTTGCGTCAAAATGATTCCAGCACATCCCGGCATTCTACTGAAGTGTCGACTAGTCGCTGAAACTGTTGTCATCCCAACAATTAAATTTTCGAAACACTACAGATATGATATAGTTTGTGAAGTCATGTAATAAAGGCGATAATATCTTCATGATTTGGTAATAAAAGATGGTTAAGATAACCATAATCTAGctaaagaaagcaagaaaattATATGCCTTGATAGGAGGGTTGGCATGCTCTATAGTCCAGGAAATTTTAGTCAAGTTTCATTTTGATCTCAAACTTCTTTCTTTTATGTTCAAGGCCCCAAACTTTTAGAATTGTCTTATTTTAGTACTTATATTCCAAGAAAAATTATTGCATGCCCCTTGGTTCATACACATGTCCGTGCATCGAAATTCATTAGCCCTCCATTTACTTCATACTTCTTGTCTAACGGCCCAATTCCAAGATATAGGAATGACTGCAACTCAATGGTGCTAATTTGAAATATGAGATGAAAGACCAAGGGTTGATAATTGCACGGTGCATGAATGTATAGAAGCATGGGATGTGGGAAATAATCCTCtcttgttaaataatatgaaacaatcattGCCCTCAAAAAGCTTGAGCTATCacagaataatatttttaatacttaTATTAAATATCTCTAATGATAAATGAGGACAAGAACTGAAAGTAAAACACTTTTCAAAGATAAGGATTTCAGTATATCGAACTgaaaaatttgaggaccaaagtaaAAGTTGGCAAAAAGTTCAGGTAGTAGTGATGCAATCTAACATTGAGAATAAAATTGACAGttctatttcaaaatagtttatagttgGGAATGGTCTGAGTATATTTTTACCGGATAGGGGCCATTCATCTATAGTTTGTTTCATTATAATGAGATTGTCACTTTGCAATATAGGTTGGGAGGCGTAAAGGGACTTATTGGGATGTAATAGAAATAACTATATTCCCAAATCATAGGCATCTTATTTTGCTTTGGGATGGGGGATTTTTGTCATTCTCATACCTGATCAGAATGAGAGTTCTACTGGAACATAACATTCTTAGGTTCCTTCTATTATACTCATCTGGCCTGAGTTACTTGGCGACAATATTGCAATTTCTAATAGAAAATGCAGAGCATTCCTGGAATATTACAAATTGGAATATTTCGCTCTTCAATAGAAGCACCTGAATTGGAAGCCACTAGGAATCTTGGCTCCCTTATGTGTTTTTCATTATATGCATTGAGCATGCATTGAGCTTACATATGTTTTAGGCAACTTAGGGTGGAGCACAAAATGCAGTTATAAAAACCTACCAACTATTGTTGATCGACCTACATACCTGGTTTGGATAATTTGgaaggggtaaaaaaaaattagactttCACAATAGTTTTGCGATCTGACTAGCTCTCTCTGTTCTTCAAGATTAGGAAAATTATTTTCCGAAATGCTCATACCATGTAGGATATGTTACGCTTAGAAAATACTGCTCTAAATAGCACAAGGATTGATTAATTATAACATAATCAAGAATATCTATTCGCAAACAAAGAAGGACACATGTAACTCTTCtagatttcttttcttcttaagTATGATATTTCAAGCGGAATATTTGGATTTATCGTAATTCTTTTTTGATAATATTGCACTCAATGCTGCTAGTGATAATCATCTTTCTTCTTGAATCCTTGATTTGTTCTTATTGTAATTATCATACTACTAGTCAACTAGCTTCtagtgtaatatttttttattggggaaattgcactgttaccccctgaacttttggcgaagtttcactttacccctcgaacttctaaaatggacatctaaccccctaaactctaatatttcctttatgttaccccttccgtcagttttccgtcaagctctgTTAAtcgaaaactgacggaagggataagtgaaactcgccaaaagttcaggaggtaacagtgcaattttcccaataaaaaaatattacactaGAAGCTAGTTGACTAGtagtataaattattttaggagtttcacttaaccccccagactcctaaaatagacatctaacaccttaaactctaatattttattcgttttaccccttccgtcagtttacggttaacggagcttgacggaaaactgacggaaggggtaacatgaacgaaatattagagtttagggggttagatgtccattttagaagtTAGAGGGATAAAGTGAAacctcgccaaaagttcagggggtaacaatgcaatttaccctttttttattggttttgcAGGATATGAAGCGCCGAACTTGAGGTTAGTTGGCTATTCCATATTTTTTCTTGAATCACCTTTtctcctgctctctctctctctctctctctctctctctccatactTTTTATGAtccaataattattattttatattctttagCAAGATCCTAGGTGTCACTAATAACACCACTACTAAATATTTATCTGGAATCCTTGTCACACTACAACTATTATGTTTAGCATTTTTCTGCAAATCTGCAGATGCATGTCATGtcattttaatttcattctGAAATATACATTTTCCTGTAATTACATTCAGAAATGTTTTGCATTGAGGTTTTATTTAAGGTCTATAAACTTAAAAATCCACTAGTCGAAATTAATTTGCCAATTGCCATGTTATTTTTAAAGGAGGTTAGCGGACAAGGTGGCTGCAGCTGGATTCTATGTCGTAGTTTCTGATTTTTTTCATGGAGATCCGTACGTACTTGATAGTAATCCTCCGCGACCCGTAGCAGAATGGGTGCAAAATCATGGAACGGTATGTCCTACTGGCTTGTTCCATGTTGATCTATTATTTACTTGAGATTTTCTAGAAATTCCTTGTTTGACATACTTTATCAAGAATAGGCCAataaattgtttttaaaatttgatatcatGCTTTTGCATTTCTTGACagttatttatctttttctagACCTTCTAAATCACTTTTTTCGACAATAAGCAGccaaatttgcaaattttgacataaatataCATGTCTATTTCTTCTGCTATCGGTTATTCATATTTCTGAAACTTTTCTTTACGAGTAGCTTTCGATTCTCGCAATATTTGCCTTCTTCAAACTTTCCTCCTGAGTAGCAATTCacctttttttctcaaataattttgtgCTCCACTAATGCGTCGAATGTTTCTCATGGACTTCTCTCTCTATGCTGGTCTAAGCTTTCAATCATTACTCACTTTTTGACTCTGCACCATAAATTACTTGTAGGATAAAGGTTTTGAAGATGCAAAAGGGGTAATTGAAGCGCTGAAAAACAAAGGCATATCTTCAATAGGAGCTGCTGGCTTTTGTTGGGGTGGTATGTTTCATATCCTCTCTGCACATATCATGTTTCTGAGGGCTAAAGACATCTATTTGCCTTAGCATAGACTAGAGCGTACGTCTATTTTCGAAGTGCCTAAGATCAATCATTTTGATGTTCCCAGCCAAGGTTGTTGTACAACTTGCAATGTCTGACTACATTAAAGCGGCTGTCATGTTACATCCATCGCCTATCACAGTTGATGAAATCAAAGGTATGCTTTTTGTTGGATTGTACATTTCTTTCTTACTAATTGGATTCATAATGCAACCAATACCTGAGTTGCTCTCTCGGTTATGGCGACTCTTGGCTATCGTTGAATGTGCAACTATTCCCACTTGCAAcacgacatatatatatatatatatatatatatatatatatatatatatatatatatatatatatatatatatatatatgtatattgattCTATTATATTTGTAGCTACAGATATGCACATAGGTGTTATCCATGTAAACATCAGCACAATGTGCTCTTGCGAATTTCGCACTGTAAGGGTTGATGCC from Ananas comosus cultivar F153 linkage group 18, ASM154086v1, whole genome shotgun sequence encodes:
- the LOC109723696 gene encoding endo-1,3;1,4-beta-D-glucanase-like; its protein translation is MAGAECCQNPPELNAASGQGSVVEDLGGLKAYTAGSPDCPRAILLISDVFGYEAPNLRRLADKVAAAGFYVVVSDFFHGDPYVLDSNPPRPVAEWVQNHGTDKGFEDAKGVIEALKNKGISSIGAAGFCWGAKVVVQLAMSDYIKAAVMLHPSPITVDEIKEVKCPISILGAEVDRASPPEVVKQFEEILSAKSEVSSFVKIFPGTTHGWTVRYDVNDEPAVKKAEEAHNDMLEWFVKHVN